One Psychrobacillus glaciei genomic region harbors:
- a CDS encoding MFS transporter yields the protein MNYRRFIVYQSTIGMAASMIFPFYVLLLKNVGSSYSQFGWAYGIFALTAALSYPMIGKLADKTGDKILLILYSWGMALILLVFPLAFEIWHVYVLQVVMGLLGAVQKNSEKTVLARTVNKETAGKEIGRYHIWTSVGAALAVIVTGYLVDFLTIGSIFYVASIVFAWSGVYMMNMKSTG from the coding sequence ATGAATTACAGAAGATTTATTGTCTATCAAAGTACTATAGGAATGGCGGCAAGTATGATTTTTCCGTTCTATGTGTTGCTGTTAAAAAATGTTGGGAGCAGCTATTCACAGTTCGGATGGGCATACGGAATATTTGCACTGACTGCTGCATTAAGTTACCCAATGATTGGCAAGCTTGCTGATAAAACCGGAGATAAAATTCTATTGATCCTTTATTCTTGGGGTATGGCACTAATTTTACTAGTCTTCCCTCTTGCCTTTGAAATCTGGCATGTTTATGTCCTTCAAGTAGTAATGGGATTACTAGGTGCCGTTCAGAAAAATTCCGAAAAAACAGTTCTAGCTCGTACAGTCAATAAAGAGACGGCAGGCAAAGAAATTGGTCGCTATCATATTTGGACATCGGTTGGTGCAGCTTTAGCGGTTATAGTTACGGGGTATTTAGTTGATTTTCTGACGATTGGGAGCATTTTTTATGTAGCTTCTATTGTATTTGCTTGGAGTGGGGTTTATATGATGAATATGAAATCAACAGGATAA
- a CDS encoding NUDIX domain-containing protein, with protein sequence MTIKNLAQKVIVKVFKMGIRNSAKAVIVKDGKLLTIKLHENGGTYYILPGGGQKHGENLHQALECREELGAEVEIGELIFVREYIGENHELAAYHSHAHQTEFMFLCNVNQDTFNDGDSPDKGQIGTEWLPITELLDYKLYPQALRTHLISFFVSGKATSFVGDIN encoded by the coding sequence ATGACCATAAAAAATCTAGCACAAAAAGTTATCGTTAAAGTATTTAAAATGGGAATAAGAAATTCAGCAAAAGCAGTTATAGTAAAAGACGGCAAATTATTAACTATTAAATTACATGAAAATGGTGGAACATATTATATTCTACCTGGTGGTGGTCAAAAGCATGGTGAAAATCTTCATCAAGCACTAGAGTGTAGAGAAGAGCTAGGAGCGGAAGTGGAAATTGGAGAATTGATATTTGTGCGTGAATATATTGGGGAAAATCATGAACTTGCTGCATATCATTCTCATGCTCATCAGACTGAATTTATGTTTTTATGTAATGTTAATCAAGACACTTTTAATGATGGAGATAGTCCAGACAAGGGCCAAATAGGAACGGAATGGCTACCAATTACCGAGTTGTTAGATTATAAGCTATATCCTCAAGCTTTGAGAACACATTTAATTTCTTTTTTTGTAAGTGGAAAAGCTACATCTTTTGTTGGGGATATAAATTAA
- a CDS encoding YndJ family protein — MTFKRIMLLHIILFLATMFFSETPWYFLMLTVAQLLFVPITLQLILKQENRVYYYFAIPAFTSVFILQITTDTKLDLLLAAIYLLFTLVIALYGFGRFIRRGFAHLEEFSIDAGMIYLFIGGIWFFASVAEIDTDFSPILTWLTGIHFHYSAFLLPIFVGFLGRLYKTTAYKIFCTIILISPIVVAISITFFPWLEVVSVLLYIIGIYGLIVLTIKTTFASVRQKVFVLISFGSLGVTIIFSLLYATRIFSIGIDFMLRFHGFFNCILFALCGIIGWSIFTPPSKGQGCLFPVSKIRGKLVIGEQILTDHLEKRTYKGLVDDMNMYMEKETISSTIIDFYENTTQYRLFSEVHWHTWFKPFAAIYKLISRRIQQLNLPYSNKQMEMTGDIVAVEDGRSDTRAWVRKINKEVIFVALYSSHRGNNKTYMNIALPLPWSSMIGILELHQQGEKLLLTSKGTSDSDAGIYLATKKYVFKLPLQEQFLLEEIKEGELRAKHQMRIFSIPFLTINYRIHRKEIFN; from the coding sequence ATGACTTTTAAACGAATTATGTTATTGCATATTATTTTATTTCTAGCTACTATGTTTTTTAGTGAAACTCCTTGGTATTTTTTAATGCTCACAGTCGCTCAGCTTTTATTTGTACCAATCACTTTACAATTAATCTTGAAACAAGAGAATCGAGTGTATTATTATTTTGCAATACCAGCTTTTACGTCTGTTTTTATTTTACAAATAACGACGGATACTAAGTTGGACCTATTATTAGCAGCCATTTATCTTCTTTTTACATTAGTCATTGCTTTATATGGATTCGGTCGTTTTATCCGCCGAGGCTTTGCGCATTTAGAAGAATTTTCGATTGATGCTGGGATGATTTATTTATTCATCGGGGGTATTTGGTTCTTTGCTTCTGTTGCCGAAATTGATACTGATTTTTCACCTATTCTTACATGGTTAACTGGAATTCACTTTCATTATTCAGCTTTCTTATTGCCCATTTTCGTAGGATTTCTTGGTCGTTTATATAAGACAACTGCATATAAAATATTCTGTACCATCATTTTAATTTCTCCGATCGTTGTAGCAATAAGTATAACCTTCTTCCCTTGGCTTGAAGTTGTTTCAGTGCTTCTTTATATTATTGGGATTTATGGACTAATTGTATTAACTATTAAAACCACATTTGCAAGTGTACGACAAAAAGTGTTCGTGCTTATATCATTCGGTTCGTTAGGGGTTACCATTATTTTCTCTTTACTGTATGCAACTAGAATTTTTAGTATAGGCATTGATTTCATGTTACGCTTTCATGGATTTTTTAATTGTATTTTATTCGCACTATGTGGAATTATCGGTTGGTCTATTTTCACACCTCCCTCTAAAGGACAAGGTTGTCTTTTTCCAGTTAGCAAAATTAGAGGAAAGCTCGTTATTGGTGAGCAAATTTTGACTGATCATCTGGAGAAGAGAACTTACAAAGGGCTTGTCGATGATATGAATATGTATATGGAGAAGGAAACCATATCTTCTACCATCATCGATTTTTACGAAAATACAACTCAATACAGATTATTCTCTGAGGTGCATTGGCACACTTGGTTTAAGCCATTTGCAGCTATTTATAAACTTATTAGTAGGAGAATACAGCAACTCAACCTACCTTATTCTAATAAACAGATGGAAATGACTGGCGACATAGTTGCCGTAGAGGATGGCCGCTCCGATACGAGAGCATGGGTACGAAAAATCAACAAAGAAGTCATCTTTGTCGCTCTCTACTCATCCCATCGAGGGAATAATAAAACGTATATGAATATTGCTTTGCCACTACCTTGGTCATCAATGATTGGAATACTGGAATTACATCAGCAAGGAGAAAAGCTTCTCTTAACAAGTAAAGGAACTAGCGATTCCGATGCGGGGATTTATTTAGCTACTAAGAAATACGTATTTAAATTACCACTACAAGAGCAATTTTTACTTGAGGAAATAAAAGAAGGAGAGCTTCGTGCAAAACATCAAATGCGGATATTCTCTATACCTTTTTTAACGATTAATTACAGGATTCATAGAAAAGAAATCTTTAATTAA
- a CDS encoding cytochrome c biogenesis protein CcdC: MDTSSFYGLIIIIAILVLWRKGRSMYRPIKGNGKRILLPILYFFPALGLLFSPNMHVTWIWSSIAILVGMILSIPLIWTTQFEIREDQCIYAKKNISFFVAFIIILAIRFILRRYLNEIDPSNVMALFMIVAISYIIPWRLISFLKFRKVYKASYKY, encoded by the coding sequence ATGGATACAAGTTCATTTTATGGATTAATAATTATTATTGCAATTCTTGTTTTATGGAGAAAAGGTAGAAGCATGTACCGTCCTATCAAGGGTAATGGAAAGAGAATATTACTTCCCATTCTATACTTTTTTCCAGCATTAGGTTTATTATTCAGCCCTAATATGCATGTAACATGGATATGGAGCAGCATTGCTATATTAGTTGGCATGATTCTTTCTATCCCATTGATTTGGACAACACAATTTGAAATTAGGGAAGATCAATGCATATATGCAAAGAAAAATATTTCATTTTTTGTTGCTTTCATTATAATCTTAGCAATTCGTTTTATTCTTAGAAGATACTTAAACGAAATAGATCCTAGCAACGTAATGGCACTATTTATGATTGTTGCAATCAGTTATATAATTCCTTGGAGACTAATCTCATTTCTTAAATTTCGTAAAGTATATAAAGCATCTTATAAGTACTAA
- a CDS encoding DoxX-like family protein has translation MKRKAIYVETTINTEIEKLWDATQNPEQHEQWDLRFSSITYLPKEEHEPQHFEYKTNIGLGLNIAGWGKSVGTFHAKDDSRTSSLHFGTDQAISIIREGKGYWKYKPEQNSIKFLTQYDYETNFGAIGRFFDHLIFRPLIGWATALSFDVLKRWLEKGESPSAQYSRFFSHWIITLLFFFVWVYQGLVPKLIMMHPEEVSMTKRLLAITTSEAAGIVGKIGMAEIIFGFIWLLYSNKKRLLGIQLILFPLLTLSAILADPAILSHPFNPLTFNVTLFGLSIIGFFMRKDIPTAKSCKRTR, from the coding sequence ATGAAGAGGAAAGCCATATATGTTGAAACAACTATTAATACCGAAATAGAAAAGTTATGGGATGCCACGCAGAATCCGGAACAACATGAACAATGGGATCTGCGCTTTTCTTCTATCACCTATTTACCAAAAGAAGAACATGAGCCGCAGCATTTTGAATATAAAACGAATATCGGGTTGGGCTTGAATATTGCTGGTTGGGGAAAAAGCGTTGGTACTTTTCATGCAAAGGACGATTCGAGAACATCCTCCTTACACTTTGGAACGGATCAAGCGATTTCCATCATTCGCGAAGGAAAAGGCTATTGGAAGTATAAGCCTGAACAAAATTCGATTAAATTTCTAACACAATACGATTATGAAACTAATTTTGGCGCAATAGGTAGATTCTTTGACCATCTTATTTTCCGACCACTTATTGGGTGGGCGACAGCGCTAAGCTTTGATGTATTAAAGAGATGGCTTGAAAAAGGAGAATCTCCATCTGCACAATATAGTCGATTTTTCAGTCATTGGATCATCACACTCTTATTCTTTTTCGTATGGGTATATCAAGGCTTAGTACCTAAATTGATAATGATGCATCCAGAAGAAGTGTCTATGACGAAAAGATTACTAGCTATCACAACAAGTGAAGCAGCTGGCATTGTCGGGAAAATTGGCATGGCGGAAATAATCTTTGGTTTCATTTGGTTACTCTATTCTAATAAAAAAAGATTACTAGGAATACAATTAATCCTTTTCCCATTGCTCACCTTATCAGCCATTCTTGCGGATCCTGCTATTCTTAGTCATCCATTTAATCCTTTAACTTTTAACGTAACTTTATTTGGTCTTTCTATTATTGGATTTTTCATGAGGAAGGATATTCCGACTGCTAAAAGCTGTAAACGAACGAGATAA
- a CDS encoding histidine phosphatase family protein: MIYVVRHGQTDLNKEGRMQGRLGLPLNVYGIEQAELLRDELQNIKFDYVFSSPQERAIQTAKLVTGIKVIIDTRLDVFDLGEADRLKKAEVKMDGVVPDSSVYKSVEDIHSYIKRVFLFMKELEADYGKRQLNILISGHKCTTGCIGAYFEGIPKDKNILRFSSNNGKYKVYNLGKNEVRRWSNGTKNT; encoded by the coding sequence TTGATTTACGTAGTTAGGCATGGACAAACTGATTTGAATAAAGAAGGAAGAATGCAAGGAAGATTAGGCTTGCCATTAAATGTGTATGGCATAGAACAAGCGGAACTATTAAGAGACGAACTTCAAAACATAAAATTCGATTATGTTTTTTCTTCCCCACAAGAAAGAGCTATTCAAACAGCAAAGCTAGTAACGGGTATAAAAGTAATAATCGATACTAGACTGGATGTATTTGATTTAGGAGAAGCTGATCGATTAAAAAAAGCAGAAGTAAAAATGGATGGAGTAGTTCCTGATTCTAGTGTTTATAAGAGCGTTGAAGACATCCATAGCTATATAAAGAGGGTTTTTCTCTTCATGAAGGAACTAGAAGCTGACTATGGCAAAAGACAACTAAACATTTTAATATCTGGACACAAATGTACAACTGGCTGTATTGGTGCTTATTTTGAAGGTATACCAAAAGATAAAAATATACTAAGATTTTCCTCAAATAATGGTAAATATAAAGTATATAATCTCGGTAAAAATGAGGTTAGGAGGTGGAGTAATGGAACAAAAAACACTTAG
- a CDS encoding DUF4166 domain-containing protein, with product MSIYKQILGDQFYRLQPMLQKRYTLPDGKPFKATGTMNKISGGPKWLLPLFLLGTRWKFLFPEQGENIPFSIVNSSRIGANGENQVHWERIFQFPKKKRYFNALMSLDFNEGVVKDYLGEPSLFYSELAFFVSKEGHMRIESRKQRFVIGSIEIPLSKIFQGILQVNEYYIEERDVFSIHVVITNPLIGNLFEYEGEFRADDF from the coding sequence ATGTCTATCTATAAACAAATACTTGGTGATCAATTTTATCGACTTCAGCCAATGCTCCAAAAAAGATATACACTTCCTGATGGGAAACCTTTTAAAGCAACCGGCACCATGAATAAAATAAGCGGAGGACCTAAATGGCTGCTCCCTTTGTTTTTGCTTGGAACTCGTTGGAAGTTTTTATTTCCAGAGCAAGGAGAAAACATTCCTTTTTCTATAGTAAACAGTAGTCGAATCGGGGCAAACGGCGAGAACCAAGTCCACTGGGAAAGAATCTTTCAGTTTCCTAAAAAGAAAAGATATTTTAATGCACTTATGAGCCTAGATTTTAATGAAGGCGTCGTAAAAGATTATCTAGGAGAACCGAGTTTATTTTACTCTGAACTGGCTTTCTTTGTTTCGAAAGAAGGACATATGCGAATTGAATCAAGAAAACAGCGATTTGTTATTGGATCAATTGAAATTCCTTTATCTAAAATTTTTCAAGGTATTTTACAAGTAAATGAATATTATATAGAAGAAAGAGACGTTTTTTCTATACATGTCGTCATTACAAATCCGTTAATCGGCAATTTATTTGAATACGAAGGAGAATTTCGAGCGGATGACTTTTAA
- a CDS encoding class I SAM-dependent methyltransferase, whose amino-acid sequence MEQKTLSRVNQIGWNQSAYQAWTNRHGSPKEYAEKLMEKPEDAVSDYLNLIGDVNGKKIANFLGSKGNKAVSFALLGADVTVVDISEDNRKYAMELAKEALVNIKYIVSDILEVPKNEGIADFDCVILELGVLHYFVDLLPLFRVVYDSLKPGGQFILRDYHPIVSKLVHVEGNKMIANGDYFSKEVVEEDVAYSILLPEEERAALSKVNIRRWTLGEIVTAISCSGLNISYLDEEAGVKWAFPANSPEGVENNIPGLYTLIAAK is encoded by the coding sequence ATGGAACAAAAAACACTTAGTCGGGTAAATCAAATAGGGTGGAATCAATCTGCTTATCAAGCTTGGACTAATCGACATGGCTCACCTAAAGAATATGCTGAAAAGTTAATGGAAAAACCAGAGGATGCTGTATCTGACTATTTGAATCTCATAGGCGATGTTAATGGTAAAAAAATTGCTAATTTCTTAGGTTCAAAAGGGAATAAAGCGGTATCTTTTGCGCTATTAGGAGCAGATGTTACGGTAGTGGATATATCGGAAGATAATCGAAAATATGCGATGGAGCTAGCAAAAGAAGCGCTTGTAAATATCAAGTACATAGTTTCAGATATTTTAGAAGTTCCGAAAAATGAAGGAATAGCGGATTTTGATTGCGTGATATTAGAACTTGGTGTATTGCATTACTTCGTCGATTTACTTCCTCTATTTAGAGTGGTTTACGATTCACTTAAGCCAGGCGGTCAATTTATTTTAAGAGATTATCATCCTATCGTTTCAAAATTAGTGCATGTTGAAGGAAATAAAATGATCGCAAATGGAGATTATTTTAGTAAAGAAGTGGTGGAAGAGGATGTAGCTTATAGCATCTTGCTACCAGAGGAAGAGAGAGCCGCTTTGAGTAAAGTGAATATTCGAAGATGGACTTTAGGTGAAATTGTTACAGCTATTTCATGTTCCGGGCTTAATATAAGTTATCTTGATGAAGAAGCAGGAGTTAAGTGGGCATTTCCTGCAAATTCACCTGAAGGGGTAGAAAATAATATACCTGGATTATATACATTAATAGCTGCAAAATGA
- a CDS encoding DUF4306 domain-containing protein, producing the protein MSFKIILQLSVACMFLVFSTLVAWYEGSEIVHTPWEWKYTAIFSEMVHGPVKQGTDILIIDYFVYAAKFASSFPLLMLLSSTYIIILLGYALLKRKGKKFPYFLSCIGVLFIVLSVLVPSSPTIGLKSFFNCFLLMGILLIVIALLKLFNIMMFQKRLL; encoded by the coding sequence ATGTCTTTTAAGATTATTCTACAATTAAGTGTAGCTTGCATGTTTTTGGTATTTTCGACTCTTGTTGCGTGGTATGAAGGAAGTGAAATAGTACATACTCCATGGGAATGGAAATATACTGCTATTTTTTCAGAGATGGTACATGGTCCGGTGAAGCAAGGAACCGACATTTTAATAATTGATTATTTTGTATATGCTGCTAAATTTGCTTCTTCATTTCCTTTACTTATGTTACTCAGTAGTACGTACATTATAATCCTTCTAGGATATGCTCTACTTAAACGTAAAGGTAAGAAGTTTCCCTATTTCCTTTCTTGTATTGGCGTTTTATTTATAGTATTAAGTGTTCTTGTACCAAGTTCACCAACTATTGGTTTGAAATCTTTTTTCAATTGTTTTCTTTTAATGGGCATTTTACTAATAGTTATTGCGCTACTTAAATTGTTTAATATAATGATGTTCCAGAAACGGTTGCTGTAA